One Litoreibacter ponti DNA segment encodes these proteins:
- a CDS encoding YeeE/YedE family protein: METSFTPLSSLAGGVLIGLAAVCLMLLRGRILGATGILAGAIWPASRYDWTWRIAMLAGMFTGPWVYLMLTGTLPAIEVPSSMPLLVVGGVLVGIGVTLGSGCTSGHGVCGMARLSPRSFAATATFMLTTGLTVYLVRHILGG; this comes from the coding sequence ATGGAGACCTCTTTCACACCGCTTTCGTCCCTTGCGGGGGGCGTTCTGATCGGCCTCGCTGCGGTCTGCCTGATGTTGTTGCGCGGGCGGATACTGGGGGCGACGGGCATCCTTGCTGGCGCGATCTGGCCTGCCAGCCGCTACGACTGGACATGGCGCATCGCGATGCTGGCGGGCATGTTCACCGGGCCTTGGGTCTATCTGATGCTGACCGGCACGCTCCCCGCGATCGAGGTCCCGTCTTCTATGCCGCTTCTCGTGGTCGGCGGGGTCCTCGTAGGCATCGGCGTCACACTGGGCAGCGGCTGCACCTCGGGCCACGGGGTCTGCGGGATGGCGCGCCTCTCGCCCCGCTCTTTCGCGGCGACCGCGACCTTCATGCTGACAACCGGGCTGACGGTCTACCTCGTCCGCCATATATTGGGAGGCTAG
- a CDS encoding YgaP family membrane protein, with amino-acid sequence MTANLGNPDRLIRAILGIALIFLPLLNIPPIWSSAALAYGSMAIGLILALTAVLGFCPLYRVVGLSTCKL; translated from the coding sequence ATGACTGCAAATCTCGGAAATCCCGACCGCCTGATCAGAGCCATCCTTGGCATCGCGCTGATCTTCCTGCCCCTGCTCAACATCCCGCCGATCTGGTCCAGCGCCGCGCTGGCCTACGGCAGCATGGCAATCGGCCTGATCCTGGCTCTAACGGCGGTTCTGGGGTTCTGTCCCCTCTACCGCGTCGTCGGCTTGTCAACCTGCAAGCTCTAG
- a CDS encoding Crp/Fnr family transcriptional regulator, with amino-acid sequence MLKDLTWRQTFPGLAGLSAAVTDLLDRSAVSATVKKGTVIFGPGNPAENLLLLVSGTVRVQQLSEAGREIVLYRVHAGESCVLTTACLLAFEDYSAEGIAETDVEAILIPRDAFDELMSVSKEFRAFVFEAYSKRITDLFMVIEEIAFKRMDIRVAQKLLELKDAQGTLHLTHQQLAVELGTAREVISRQLKEFERRGWVTLSRGNIELRDASAIGRLADAP; translated from the coding sequence ATGCTCAAAGACCTCACATGGCGGCAGACATTCCCCGGGCTTGCGGGCCTGTCCGCGGCCGTCACCGACCTGCTTGATCGCAGCGCGGTGTCTGCGACCGTGAAGAAGGGGACGGTGATCTTCGGCCCCGGAAATCCGGCGGAAAACCTGTTGCTGCTCGTTTCCGGAACGGTGCGGGTGCAGCAGCTGTCCGAAGCAGGGCGCGAGATCGTGCTTTACCGCGTGCATGCGGGCGAAAGCTGTGTGCTGACGACGGCCTGCCTGTTGGCGTTCGAGGACTATTCCGCCGAAGGCATCGCGGAAACGGATGTCGAAGCGATCCTGATCCCGCGCGACGCGTTCGACGAATTGATGTCTGTCTCCAAGGAGTTCCGCGCTTTCGTGTTCGAGGCGTATTCGAAACGGATCACCGACCTGTTCATGGTCATCGAGGAGATCGCGTTCAAACGGATGGACATCCGCGTGGCGCAAAAGCTTCTCGAGTTGAAGGACGCGCAAGGCACGCTGCACCTGACGCATCAGCAACTGGCGGTGGAACTTGGCACCGCGCGCGAAGTGATCTCGCGCCAGTTGAAGGAATTTGAACGCCGCGGATGGGTGACCCTCAGCCGTGGCAATATCGAGCTGCGCGATGCCTCCGCCATCGGACGTTTGGCGGACGCCCCCTGA
- a CDS encoding ABC transporter ATP-binding protein, with amino-acid sequence MAEIIFKTQGITKVYDTGEVKVFALAGVDLELFKGELTVLLGPSGSGKSTLLNILGGLDHCTDGRVWFDGIELTDMSDRSLTAYRRDHVGFVFQFYNLVPSLTARENVQLVTDVAPDPMPAEEALELVGLGKRMDHFPSELSGGEQQRVAIARAIAKRPEILLCDEPTGALDSTTGVQVLEVLRDINERFGTTTVVITHNAEIQRMAHRVIFFQDGKISETRVNETRLAPSEIVW; translated from the coding sequence GTGGCCGAAATCATCTTCAAAACCCAAGGCATCACCAAGGTCTACGACACCGGCGAGGTCAAGGTCTTTGCCCTCGCAGGCGTCGACCTGGAGCTTTTCAAAGGCGAGTTGACCGTGCTGCTGGGCCCGTCCGGTAGCGGGAAGTCGACACTTTTGAACATCCTGGGCGGTCTGGATCACTGCACGGACGGGCGGGTCTGGTTCGACGGGATCGAGCTGACAGATATGTCCGACAGGAGCCTTACGGCCTATCGCCGCGATCACGTGGGCTTCGTGTTCCAGTTCTACAATCTTGTGCCCAGCCTGACCGCGCGCGAGAACGTGCAGCTGGTCACCGACGTGGCGCCCGACCCTATGCCCGCGGAAGAGGCGCTTGAACTGGTGGGTCTGGGCAAGCGGATGGACCACTTCCCGTCAGAGCTGTCGGGCGGCGAGCAGCAGCGCGTAGCCATCGCGCGCGCCATCGCCAAACGTCCGGAGATTTTGCTGTGTGACGAGCCCACCGGCGCGCTCGACAGCACCACCGGGGTGCAGGTGCTCGAAGTGCTGCGCGATATCAATGAGCGATTCGGCACAACGACCGTAGTGATCACCCATAACGCTGAAATTCAGCGCATGGCGCATCGGGTGATCTTCTTTCAGGACGGCAAAATCAGTGAGACCCGCGTCAACGAAACGCGCCTCGCCCCGTCCGAGATCGTTTGGTGA
- a CDS encoding ABC transporter permease → MQAIDRKLLRDFKRLWIQAVAIALVLACGVAILLTSVGMYNALSETRAAYYERNRFADVFATATRAPLSLLSEIADIEGVLSVEARISGDAILDIPGRTRTSVGHILSYPENSDPVLNVPLLVSGRFPDPRSTSEVVVNAPFAEAHGFVEGDRFSANLRGHKRELTIVGTVLSPEFIYTIGPGAMMPDNAAFGIIWMPERAAAAAYDMTGAFNDLSLSLTAGLQTAPVIDALDTLLEPFGGLGAYDRTTHQSDAFLDAEISQLRGMAAILPPIFFGISAFLVSMVMGRIIALERSEIGLLKAIGYSNIEVCLHYLMLAGLIAVVGVAVGWVAGTILARDTATQYAGFFNFPYVIFRVSYWVYAAAGLAGLLTTSLGATQTALKAARLAPAIAMQPPAPPRFKRSFIDEAMARARLAQSTVMILRSLLRWPVRSFLTSLGLAFAVASIVAATFINDALDEIVDLAFYQTNRQDAMLLFARDVPEAAVEDVRHLPGVLQAESQQFHVAILRHGHLSKRVAVESRRPGNDLSRVLDADSRLLDVPAGGIVLSERLAGHLDVQAGERIEVEFLSGRRETVELNVSGLVELHLGLGAYMDFETMNAMFRQAPRVSTVNVTLDTQQSEALHAAIKQTPQITGIVEMNENRKSFQDTIERNIVVMNTLYIGIAVLITIGVTYNAARIQLSERARELASLRILGFGRGEVSYILMGEMMLIALLAQPIGWLIGAWIAQLTTNSFSSDLYAIPLVLNPATFALASLVVLVAAFVSVMIVRRRLDRLDLVSVMKTRE, encoded by the coding sequence ATGCAGGCAATCGACCGCAAACTTCTACGCGACTTCAAGCGGCTCTGGATACAGGCGGTGGCGATTGCGCTGGTGCTGGCCTGTGGTGTGGCGATCCTTTTGACCTCCGTGGGCATGTATAACGCGCTGTCAGAAACCCGCGCGGCCTACTATGAACGCAACCGTTTTGCCGATGTCTTTGCCACCGCGACGCGTGCGCCGCTGTCGCTGCTGTCCGAGATCGCTGACATCGAAGGCGTGCTGAGCGTCGAGGCGCGGATCTCAGGCGATGCGATCCTTGATATCCCGGGGCGGACCCGGACGTCGGTGGGTCACATCCTGTCCTATCCCGAAAACTCCGATCCGGTGCTGAATGTGCCGCTGCTGGTCTCTGGCCGCTTCCCCGATCCGCGCAGCACCAGCGAGGTCGTGGTGAATGCGCCGTTCGCCGAGGCCCATGGCTTCGTCGAGGGGGACCGGTTCAGCGCCAATCTGCGCGGCCACAAGCGCGAGCTGACGATTGTCGGCACCGTTCTATCGCCGGAATTCATCTACACCATCGGGCCCGGCGCCATGATGCCCGACAATGCCGCCTTCGGGATCATCTGGATGCCGGAACGCGCCGCCGCGGCCGCCTATGACATGACCGGGGCGTTCAACGATCTGTCGCTTTCCCTGACGGCGGGATTGCAGACCGCACCCGTGATCGACGCGCTCGACACGCTCCTCGAGCCGTTCGGCGGGCTTGGGGCCTACGATCGCACTACACACCAGTCGGACGCTTTCCTGGACGCCGAGATCAGTCAGCTGAGGGGCATGGCTGCGATCCTGCCGCCGATCTTCTTCGGGATTTCCGCCTTTCTGGTCAGCATGGTGATGGGCCGGATCATCGCGTTGGAGCGCAGCGAGATCGGCCTGCTCAAGGCCATCGGCTATTCAAATATCGAGGTCTGCCTGCACTACCTGATGCTCGCCGGGCTGATCGCGGTGGTGGGCGTCGCTGTCGGCTGGGTCGCTGGCACGATCCTCGCGCGCGATACTGCGACGCAATATGCGGGGTTCTTCAATTTCCCATACGTGATTTTCCGCGTGTCCTATTGGGTCTATGCCGCCGCCGGGTTGGCTGGGCTTTTGACCACCAGCCTTGGGGCCACCCAGACCGCCCTGAAGGCCGCACGGCTGGCGCCCGCCATCGCGATGCAGCCCCCTGCCCCGCCCCGCTTCAAGCGCTCTTTCATCGACGAGGCGATGGCACGCGCGCGGCTGGCGCAATCCACGGTAATGATCTTGCGCTCGCTGTTGCGCTGGCCAGTGCGAAGCTTTCTGACCTCGCTCGGGTTGGCATTCGCCGTGGCCTCCATCGTCGCGGCGACCTTCATCAACGACGCCCTCGACGAGATCGTCGATCTGGCGTTCTACCAGACCAACCGGCAGGACGCGATGCTGCTCTTTGCCCGGGACGTGCCGGAGGCGGCCGTCGAAGACGTGCGCCACCTGCCCGGCGTGCTGCAGGCCGAAAGTCAGCAATTTCACGTGGCCATCCTGCGCCATGGCCACCTGAGCAAGCGCGTGGCGGTCGAGTCGCGCAGGCCTGGCAATGATCTCAGCCGCGTGCTGGACGCCGACAGCCGCCTTCTGGACGTTCCCGCCGGGGGGATCGTGCTGTCGGAACGGCTGGCGGGGCATCTTGATGTGCAAGCCGGCGAGCGCATCGAGGTCGAGTTCCTCAGCGGACGGCGCGAGACGGTCGAGCTGAACGTGAGCGGCCTTGTGGAGCTGCATCTGGGTCTTGGGGCCTACATGGATTTTGAAACGATGAACGCGATGTTTCGGCAGGCTCCGCGCGTGTCGACCGTCAATGTCACGCTCGATACTCAGCAAAGCGAGGCGCTGCACGCGGCGATTAAGCAAACGCCGCAAATCACCGGCATCGTCGAGATGAACGAGAACCGCAAATCGTTCCAGGACACGATCGAGCGAAACATCGTCGTGATGAACACCCTCTATATCGGCATCGCCGTGCTGATCACCATCGGCGTGACCTACAACGCCGCGCGCATCCAGTTGTCCGAGCGCGCGCGCGAGCTGGCAAGCCTGCGCATCCTTGGGTTCGGGCGGGGCGAGGTGTCCTATATTCTGATGGGAGAAATGATGCTGATCGCCCTGCTCGCGCAGCCCATTGGGTGGCTGATCGGGGCGTGGATCGCGCAGCTGACGACCAACAGTTTCTCCAGCGATCTATACGCGATCCCGCTGGTCCTGAACCCCGCAACATTCGCACTCGCCAGCCTTGTCGTGCTGGTGGCCGCCTTCGTCTCCGTGATGATCGTGCGCCGCAGGCTCGACCGTCTTGATCTGGTGTCCGTCATGAAAACGAGGGAATGA
- a CDS encoding efflux RND transporter periplasmic adaptor subunit translates to MSYSTRTLVLSGLGVAILAGLSYVSFRTDPVPVDLALVTQGPMEVTINADGHSQVRDLFEVAAPISGTALRSPVAEGDSVRAGETVVAVVRPASSALLDARSQLQAEAALHEALASRHVAQADLKQAEETARFAQSQFDRTQALVTRGVASMTRLEDDTQRLAVARASIEAAKARLEMADGAIERARATLLQPDRTEEAAESCCIELKAPSDGVVLSVAAISERPVAIGAPLVSIGDPTKLELVADILSNDAVRLRPGALAYVERWGGSEVLQARLDRIDPKARTKVSALGIEEQRVDAYFELVTPAGARPNLSDGFSVFLRIVEWGAEDALQIPLSALFRVGEDWAVFVAEDGLAEQRIVTIGQRNDRMVEILSGLTPGEQVVTHPSDEISSGVSLIERSSI, encoded by the coding sequence ATGTCCTATTCGACCCGCACGCTTGTTCTGTCCGGCCTTGGCGTAGCCATTCTGGCAGGGCTTTCCTATGTCAGCTTCCGCACCGATCCCGTGCCCGTCGATCTGGCCTTGGTCACGCAGGGCCCGATGGAGGTGACGATCAACGCCGATGGCCACAGCCAGGTGCGCGATCTGTTCGAGGTCGCAGCGCCGATCTCTGGCACCGCCCTGCGCTCTCCGGTCGCCGAAGGGGATTCGGTGCGGGCGGGCGAGACGGTCGTCGCGGTTGTGCGGCCCGCCTCCTCGGCGCTGCTGGATGCGCGCTCGCAATTGCAGGCGGAGGCGGCGCTGCACGAAGCGCTCGCCTCGCGCCATGTAGCCCAGGCCGACCTGAAGCAGGCCGAAGAAACGGCCCGCTTCGCGCAATCGCAGTTTGACCGAACACAGGCGCTGGTCACCCGCGGCGTCGCGTCGATGACGCGGCTGGAGGACGACACGCAGCGGCTCGCAGTCGCGCGCGCAAGCATCGAGGCCGCCAAGGCGCGGCTTGAGATGGCCGATGGCGCGATCGAGCGTGCCCGGGCGACGCTGCTTCAGCCCGACCGGACGGAGGAAGCCGCCGAAAGCTGCTGCATCGAGCTGAAGGCGCCCAGCGATGGGGTTGTCCTGTCGGTCGCCGCGATCAGCGAGCGGCCCGTCGCGATCGGCGCGCCGCTGGTCAGCATCGGCGATCCCACCAAGCTGGAGCTGGTCGCGGACATCTTGTCCAATGATGCGGTGCGCCTGCGCCCCGGCGCATTGGCCTATGTCGAACGCTGGGGCGGCTCCGAGGTGTTGCAGGCGAGGCTGGACCGGATCGACCCGAAAGCCCGCACCAAGGTCTCCGCGCTTGGGATCGAGGAGCAGCGGGTCGATGCCTATTTCGAGCTGGTCACGCCCGCGGGCGCGCGGCCCAACCTGAGCGATGGATTCTCGGTCTTTCTGCGCATTGTGGAGTGGGGCGCGGAAGATGCGCTGCAGATCCCCCTCAGTGCCCTGTTCCGCGTCGGAGAGGACTGGGCGGTCTTCGTCGCGGAGGATGGCTTGGCCGAGCAGCGGATCGTGACGATTGGTCAGCGCAATGACCGGATGGTCGAAATCCTGAGCGGTCTGACCCCCGGTGAACAGGTCGTGACCCACCCAAGCGACGAGATATCGAGCGGAGTATCCCTGATCGAAAGGTCTTCGATATGA
- a CDS encoding PHA/PHB synthase family protein, translated as MRKDGNASPGLDAQWHAALGQLTGGLSPAALATAYMDWWLHLIGSPEKQAELMKRALDRPDADDQTDPRFADPAWRAYPFNVMAQGFLAAQDWWDAATTDVHGVDPKHANIVNFAARQWLDMLSPANYAATNPQVRDRTREERGMNLLRGARYWIEDFNRLLARKPRTSHRYAVGTDLAPTPGDVVMRNKLVELIRYRPTTAKVHPEPILIVPAWIMKFYILDLTAQRSLVAYLRDQGFEVFILSWKNPDASDAELSIQDYIDLGVRAAVQHIKQSGHRKLHAAGYCLGGTLLSIASAAMARDGDDCLASVSLLAAQVDFSEPGELGLFINESQVAFLEDIMATRGYLKADQMAGAFQLLRSNDLIWSRVVRHYLLGERTPDNPLLAWNADATRMPARMHTEYLRQLFLKNDLAKGRFKVDGKAVALSDIRPDIYCVATEQDHVSPWTSVYRLALLTDTDVTFVLTNGGHNGGILSEPGHKGRHFRCGHKSEGDGHVTAPAWFDRHAPQDGSWWPHWAEWLKRHSSAKVKIAAPDVTLDAAPGRYVLG; from the coding sequence ATGAGAAAGGATGGCAACGCCTCACCCGGCCTTGATGCGCAATGGCATGCGGCTTTGGGCCAGCTGACCGGCGGGCTCTCCCCGGCTGCGCTGGCGACGGCTTACATGGATTGGTGGCTGCATCTGATCGGCTCTCCGGAAAAGCAGGCCGAGCTGATGAAGCGCGCGTTGGATCGCCCGGACGCCGACGATCAGACAGACCCGCGGTTCGCCGATCCCGCGTGGCGCGCGTACCCGTTCAATGTCATGGCGCAGGGCTTTCTGGCGGCGCAGGACTGGTGGGATGCGGCGACGACCGATGTGCATGGAGTCGATCCGAAACACGCCAACATTGTCAATTTCGCGGCCCGCCAGTGGCTCGATATGCTTTCGCCCGCCAATTATGCCGCCACCAACCCGCAGGTCCGCGACCGCACGCGGGAAGAACGCGGGATGAACCTGCTGCGCGGCGCGCGCTACTGGATCGAGGATTTCAACCGCCTGCTGGCGCGGAAGCCGCGCACATCGCATCGTTATGCGGTCGGCACCGATCTGGCGCCCACGCCCGGCGACGTGGTGATGCGCAACAAGCTGGTGGAGCTGATCCGGTATCGCCCCACCACGGCCAAGGTCCATCCAGAGCCGATCCTGATCGTGCCCGCCTGGATCATGAAGTTCTACATCCTCGATCTGACGGCCCAACGCTCGCTGGTAGCCTACCTGCGCGATCAGGGGTTCGAGGTTTTCATCCTGTCGTGGAAAAACCCCGACGCATCGGACGCGGAGCTGTCCATTCAGGACTACATAGACCTAGGCGTGCGCGCGGCGGTCCAGCACATCAAGCAAAGCGGGCACCGCAAGCTGCACGCGGCGGGCTATTGCCTGGGCGGGACGCTGCTGTCGATTGCGTCTGCCGCGATGGCGCGTGACGGGGATGACTGCCTTGCCAGCGTCAGTCTTCTGGCCGCGCAGGTCGACTTCTCCGAGCCCGGCGAGCTGGGGCTATTCATCAACGAAAGCCAGGTCGCGTTTCTCGAGGATATCATGGCAACGCGCGGATATCTGAAGGCCGATCAGATGGCGGGGGCGTTCCAGCTGCTGCGCTCCAACGACCTGATCTGGAGCCGTGTGGTCCGCCATTATCTGCTGGGCGAACGGACCCCGGACAACCCGTTGCTGGCCTGGAATGCCGACGCGACGCGGATGCCCGCGCGCATGCACACGGAATACCTGCGGCAGCTGTTTCTGAAGAACGATCTGGCGAAGGGTCGCTTCAAGGTGGACGGGAAAGCCGTCGCGCTGAGCGACATTCGGCCCGATATCTACTGCGTCGCGACCGAGCAGGATCATGTCTCGCCCTGGACCTCGGTCTACCGGTTGGCGCTGTTGACCGACACGGATGTGACCTTTGTTCTGACGAATGGCGGGCATAACGGCGGGATCCTGTCGGAGCCGGGCCACAAGGGCAGGCATTTCCGCTGCGGTCACAAATCGGAGGGCGACGGGCATGTCACGGCGCCCGCATGGTTCGACCGTCATGCCCCGCAGGACGGGTCGTGGTGGCCCCACTGGGCGGAATGGCTCAAGCGCCACAGCAGCGCAAAAGTGAAAATCGCGGCCCCAGATGTCACTCTGGATGCCGCGCCGGGTCGCTATGTCTTGGGCTAG
- a CDS encoding phasin family protein: MAEKSTSADTSKAKDASINAAAQLQEAGLGNILGVGTAWIEAVSDMSAELAHFVAERIKEDVKTQHEILHCRNVTDLQHIQADFIQKAIDQYQAETGKLIEMGSDAFAPKKAD; encoded by the coding sequence ATGGCAGAGAAGTCAACGAGCGCGGACACATCAAAGGCCAAAGATGCGTCCATCAACGCGGCCGCCCAGCTACAGGAGGCCGGGCTTGGCAACATACTGGGGGTGGGCACCGCCTGGATCGAGGCGGTCAGTGACATGAGCGCCGAATTGGCCCACTTCGTGGCCGAGCGGATCAAGGAGGACGTGAAAACCCAGCACGAAATCCTGCATTGCCGGAACGTGACCGACTTGCAGCATATTCAGGCGGATTTCATCCAGAAAGCGATTGATCAGTATCAGGCGGAGACCGGCAAGCTCATCGAGATGGGCAGCGACGCTTTTGCACCTAAAAAGGCTGACTAG
- a CDS encoding cation-translocating P-type ATPase, with translation MADTSLQTGLTATDVAAARRTHGWNELPKAKQAGPLRVLLRQFSSFLVLILIIAAAVALALGERIDALTIGLVVLLNAGLGFVQEWKAETALSALREMLSPQALVLRDGREQVIAARDIVPGDILILAPGTKISADATLRRAAELSVDESVLTGESVPIAKEEEMEVFAGTSVTSGRAEAQVTATGAATEFGKIAHLTGSVGTKTTNLQNKLGHLARQLGIAALLVAAGVAGLGILLGRDLNEMVMTGLSLSVAMVPEGLPAVVTITLALGATAMVRQNALARRLQAVETLGAASVICTDKTGTLTENKMTATRIWTLDRQYEVTGTGYDPAGHIAWQGQRVRAADDAVLGAVLKTGLYCSHAHLTRDGDTWHMVGAPTEGALITLGYKGWCDLPEERNLLAELPFSSARKRMSVLYQSETTAEILTKGAPERVLEVCTHIMTQDGIRPLTDTERGSVEDAYTQLAEKGLRVMGFASRSATDHQISEKDMTFLGLVGLIDPPRAEVRDAIAMARSAGIRVVMITGDSPITAKAIAGQLSLSITQQLTGAELDALDEAQLEAVLQGDILFARTKPEQKMRIVSALQAQGQIVAMTGDGVNDAPALKQADIGVSMGIRGTDVARDASDLVLLDDNFATIVRAIGEGRRQFANVQKFVRYLLSSNAGEVIALVINIAVGGPLVFLATQILWMNLVTDGVTAVALGLEKSEPDQMQAPPRDKETPILGVSGIVTILVLGSYTGLASLWIFFHLMDQGVELARTTAFTAMVVFEKVSVFAFRSLHLTCWRIGWFSNPFLLGALVVTLGAQVLAVYWPPLQVLLHTVPIGLNEWMFIGAFALPILVAPEVLKALRPAPLPRDVIGAEAA, from the coding sequence ATGGCTGACACAAGTCTCCAAACGGGCCTGACGGCCACTGATGTCGCAGCCGCGCGCCGCACGCATGGCTGGAACGAGCTGCCCAAGGCCAAACAGGCCGGGCCGCTGCGCGTGTTGCTGCGCCAGTTCTCCAGCTTTCTTGTCCTAATCTTAATCATCGCCGCCGCCGTGGCGCTTGCCCTTGGCGAACGGATCGATGCGCTGACGATCGGTTTGGTCGTGCTGCTGAACGCAGGCCTCGGGTTCGTTCAGGAATGGAAGGCCGAAACCGCACTGAGCGCCCTGCGCGAGATGCTGTCGCCCCAGGCGCTTGTGTTGCGCGACGGGCGCGAACAGGTGATCGCGGCCAGAGACATTGTGCCAGGCGACATCCTGATCCTCGCACCGGGCACCAAGATCTCCGCCGATGCCACCCTGCGCCGCGCGGCGGAGCTTTCGGTCGACGAGAGCGTTCTGACCGGGGAATCCGTGCCGATTGCCAAGGAAGAAGAGATGGAGGTTTTCGCAGGCACCTCCGTCACATCAGGCCGTGCCGAGGCGCAGGTGACGGCGACGGGTGCGGCGACCGAGTTTGGCAAGATCGCGCATCTCACCGGGTCAGTCGGGACCAAGACAACCAATCTGCAAAACAAGCTGGGTCATCTTGCGCGCCAGCTCGGGATCGCCGCGCTTCTGGTGGCGGCGGGCGTTGCGGGGCTGGGTATTCTTTTGGGGCGAGATCTGAATGAGATGGTGATGACCGGGCTGTCCCTGTCGGTCGCCATGGTCCCCGAAGGACTGCCCGCCGTCGTGACAATCACGCTGGCGCTCGGTGCCACCGCGATGGTGCGCCAGAACGCACTGGCCCGGCGGCTGCAAGCGGTAGAGACGCTGGGCGCCGCGTCGGTGATCTGCACGGACAAGACCGGCACGCTCACCGAGAACAAGATGACGGCGACGCGGATCTGGACCCTTGATCGCCAGTATGAGGTGACCGGCACCGGGTACGATCCCGCCGGGCACATCGCGTGGCAGGGCCAGCGGGTGCGGGCTGCAGACGACGCGGTTCTCGGGGCGGTGCTGAAGACCGGGCTTTATTGTAGCCACGCGCATCTCACGCGCGACGGAGACACGTGGCACATGGTCGGCGCGCCGACCGAAGGGGCGCTGATCACGCTGGGCTACAAGGGTTGGTGCGACCTGCCAGAGGAGCGCAATCTGCTGGCGGAGCTTCCCTTCAGCAGCGCGCGCAAGCGGATGTCGGTGCTGTATCAATCCGAAACCACCGCCGAAATCCTGACCAAAGGTGCCCCGGAGCGGGTGCTGGAGGTCTGCACCCACATCATGACGCAGGACGGCATCCGCCCGCTCACGGATACGGAGCGCGGCAGCGTCGAAGACGCCTATACGCAGCTGGCCGAAAAAGGGCTGCGGGTCATGGGGTTTGCGAGCCGCTCCGCGACCGATCACCAGATTTCAGAGAAAGACATGACCTTTCTCGGGCTGGTCGGGCTCATCGATCCGCCGCGCGCCGAAGTGCGCGATGCGATTGCGATGGCAAGGTCCGCGGGCATCCGGGTCGTAATGATCACCGGCGACAGCCCGATCACCGCCAAGGCGATCGCCGGGCAGCTTTCGCTGAGTATCACGCAGCAATTGACCGGTGCGGAGCTTGATGCGCTGGACGAGGCACAGCTGGAGGCGGTTCTGCAGGGCGACATCCTGTTCGCGCGCACCAAGCCCGAACAGAAGATGCGTATCGTCTCGGCGCTTCAGGCGCAGGGGCAGATCGTGGCGATGACCGGCGACGGTGTGAACGACGCCCCTGCCCTGAAGCAGGCCGATATCGGTGTGTCCATGGGGATCAGGGGCACGGATGTGGCGCGGGATGCGTCCGATCTGGTGCTTCTCGACGACAACTTCGCCACCATCGTGCGCGCCATTGGCGAGGGGCGGCGGCAATTCGCCAATGTGCAGAAATTCGTGCGCTACCTTTTGTCCTCGAACGCGGGCGAGGTCATCGCGCTGGTGATCAACATCGCCGTTGGCGGCCCGTTGGTCTTTCTGGCCACGCAGATCCTCTGGATGAACCTCGTGACCGATGGCGTCACCGCCGTCGCACTGGGGCTGGAGAAATCCGAACCGGACCAGATGCAGGCGCCGCCGCGGGACAAGGAAACTCCGATCCTCGGGGTAAGCGGGATTGTGACCATCCTGGTGCTGGGCAGCTATACCGGGCTCGCCAGTCTTTGGATCTTTTTCCATCTGATGGATCAGGGCGTCGAGCTTGCCCGCACCACGGCCTTCACCGCCATGGTCGTCTTCGAGAAGGTCAGCGTCTTCGCGTTCCGGTCGCTGCACCTGACCTGTTGGCGCATCGGCTGGTTCAGCAATCCGTTTCTGCTGGGCGCGTTGGTCGTGACGCTTGGCGCGCAGGTGCTGGCGGTCTACTGGCCGCCCTTGCAGGTGTTGCTGCATACGGTTCCCATCGGCTTGAATGAATGGATGTTCATCGGTGCCTTTGCGCTGCCGATCCTCGTGGCGCCGGAGGTCCTGAAAGCCCTGCGCCCGGCCCCGCTACCGCGCGACGTAATAGGCGCCGAGGCTGCCTAG